A portion of the Achromobacter sp. MFA1 R4 genome contains these proteins:
- a CDS encoding ABC transporter ATP-binding protein, giving the protein MSTPALEISGLHAWYGESHILHGVDMRVGQGEVVTLLGRNGAGRTTTLRAILGLTGSRKGSVRIHGTEAIDLPTYKIAHLGVGYCPEERGIFASLSCEENLLLPPVVGSLGGGMSLAEIYDMFPNLLERRNSPGTRLSGGEQQMLAVARILRTGANLLLLDEISEGLAPVIVQALARMITALKQRGYTIVMVEQNFRFAAPLADRFYVMEHGQIVEHFEAAELSEKQDTLNELLGV; this is encoded by the coding sequence ATGAGCACCCCCGCACTCGAAATCTCGGGACTGCATGCCTGGTACGGGGAATCGCATATCCTGCACGGCGTGGACATGCGCGTGGGACAGGGCGAGGTCGTCACGCTGCTGGGCCGCAATGGCGCCGGCCGCACCACGACGTTGCGCGCGATCCTGGGCCTGACCGGCTCGCGCAAGGGTTCCGTGCGCATCCACGGCACCGAGGCCATCGACCTGCCCACCTACAAGATCGCCCACCTGGGCGTGGGCTACTGCCCCGAGGAACGCGGCATCTTCGCCAGCCTTTCGTGCGAAGAGAACCTGCTGCTTCCGCCCGTCGTGGGCTCGCTGGGCGGCGGCATGTCGCTGGCCGAGATCTACGACATGTTCCCCAACCTGCTGGAGCGCCGGAATTCCCCGGGCACGCGCCTGTCGGGCGGCGAACAGCAGATGCTCGCCGTCGCGCGCATCCTGCGCACCGGCGCGAACCTGCTGCTGCTCGATGAGATCTCCGAAGGCCTCGCGCCCGTCATCGTGCAGGCGCTGGCCCGCATGATCACCGCGCTCAAGCAGCGCGGCTACACGATCGTCATGGTGGAGCAGAACTTCCGCTTCGCCGCGCCGCTGGCCGACCGCTTCTATGTCATGGAGCACGGCCAGATCGTCGAGCATTTCGAAGCGGCCGAACTTTCAGAAAAACAGGACACGCTCAACGAACTGTTGGGCGTCTAA
- a CDS encoding ABC transporter ATP-binding protein gives MDDTILETKGLTKEFRGFVAVNGVDLRIKRGEIHALIGPNGAGKTTCFNLLTKFLSPTSGSIKFNGIDITGERPAQIARRGIIRSFQISAVFPHLTVLENVRIGLQRKTGLSYHFWQSAKRLDVLNEPARALLEQVDLGDFADETTVNLPYGRKRALEIATTLAMEPELMLLDEPTQGMGHEDVHRVTQLIKRVSAGRTILMVEHNMNVVSSIANTITVLARGSVLAEGSYAEVSRHPAVMQAYMGTTDGELQGAHA, from the coding sequence ATGGATGACACAATCCTGGAGACAAAAGGCCTCACCAAGGAATTCCGCGGCTTCGTCGCGGTCAATGGGGTCGATTTGCGTATCAAGCGGGGCGAGATTCATGCCTTGATCGGGCCTAACGGCGCGGGCAAGACCACATGCTTCAACCTGCTTACGAAATTTCTCTCTCCCACTTCGGGAAGCATCAAGTTCAACGGTATCGACATTACCGGCGAGCGGCCAGCGCAGATCGCCCGGCGCGGCATCATCCGTTCATTCCAGATCTCGGCCGTGTTCCCGCACCTGACCGTGCTGGAGAACGTGCGGATCGGGCTGCAGCGCAAGACGGGCCTGTCATATCACTTCTGGCAAAGCGCCAAGCGCCTGGACGTCCTGAACGAGCCGGCCCGCGCGCTGCTCGAACAAGTGGACCTGGGCGACTTCGCCGACGAGACCACCGTCAATTTGCCGTACGGCCGCAAGCGCGCGCTCGAGATCGCCACCACGCTGGCGATGGAGCCCGAGCTCATGCTGCTGGACGAACCCACCCAGGGCATGGGCCACGAAGACGTGCATCGCGTCACGCAACTCATCAAGCGCGTCAGCGCCGGGCGCACCATCCTCATGGTGGAACACAACATGAATGTCGTGTCCTCCATTGCCAACACCATCACCGTGCTGGCGCGCGGTTCGGTGCTGGCTGAAGGTTCCTACGCCGAAGTCTCCCGCCATCCGGCCGTGATGCAGGCTTACATGGGCACGACCGACGGCGAACTTCAAGGAGCGCACGCATGA
- the nth gene encoding endonuclease III, whose amino-acid sequence MNAAKRREIFARLHAANPTPTTELEYATPFQLLIAVLLSAQATDKSVNIATRKFFPQYGTPETLLALGEEGLADYIKTIGLFRTKAKNAIATCKILIEQHGGQVPQTREALEALPGVGRKTANVVLNTAFGQPTMAVDTHIFRVANRTGIAPGKNVLEVELKLEKFVPREYLLDAHHWLILHGRYVCVARKPKCPQCGISDLCEFKQKTPA is encoded by the coding sequence ATGAACGCCGCCAAACGCCGAGAAATCTTCGCCCGCCTGCACGCGGCCAATCCCACCCCCACCACCGAACTGGAATACGCCACGCCGTTCCAGTTGCTGATCGCCGTGCTGCTGTCGGCGCAGGCCACGGACAAGTCGGTCAACATCGCCACGCGCAAGTTCTTCCCGCAGTACGGCACGCCCGAGACGCTGCTGGCGCTGGGCGAAGAAGGCCTTGCCGACTACATCAAGACCATCGGCCTGTTCCGCACCAAGGCAAAGAACGCGATCGCCACCTGCAAGATCCTGATCGAGCAGCATGGCGGCCAGGTGCCGCAAACCCGCGAGGCGCTGGAAGCCCTGCCCGGCGTGGGCCGCAAGACCGCAAACGTCGTGCTCAATACCGCGTTCGGACAACCGACGATGGCGGTGGACACGCACATATTCCGCGTCGCGAATCGCACCGGAATCGCGCCCGGAAAAAATGTGCTGGAAGTCGAGCTGAAACTCGAGAAATTCGTGCCCCGCGAATATCTGCTGGATGCCCATCACTGGCTCATCCTGCATGGCCGTTATGTCTGCGTGGCGCGCAAGCCCAAATGCCCGCAATGCGGCATCTCCGATCTCTGCGAATTCAAGCAGAAAACGCCCGCCTGA
- the rsxB gene encoding electron transport complex subunit RsxB, producing MSCRSLADRVDALLPQTQCTKCGYDGCRPYAEAIAEGAAPINRCPPGGDEGIAALSALLDVPALPLDLSRGEPGPLLVARIDESHCIGCTLCIQACPVDAIVGANKHMHTVLDDWCTGCDLCVAPCPVDCIQMVPAGRAWTDQDAAISRQRHRNHLARAERLAADNARLMAPETPAPAAPAADDTQKEDRKRSAIESALARARARRNPTQS from the coding sequence ATGTCCTGTCGCTCACTCGCCGACCGCGTTGACGCCTTGCTGCCCCAGACTCAGTGCACCAAGTGCGGTTACGACGGCTGCCGGCCCTATGCCGAGGCCATCGCCGAGGGCGCCGCGCCCATCAACCGCTGCCCGCCGGGCGGCGACGAAGGCATCGCCGCGCTGTCCGCGCTGCTGGACGTTCCCGCCCTGCCGCTGGATCTTTCCCGCGGCGAACCCGGCCCGCTGCTGGTCGCCCGCATCGACGAATCGCATTGCATCGGCTGTACGCTGTGCATCCAGGCCTGTCCGGTGGACGCCATCGTCGGCGCCAACAAGCACATGCACACCGTGCTGGACGACTGGTGCACCGGTTGCGACCTGTGCGTGGCGCCCTGTCCGGTCGACTGTATCCAGATGGTCCCGGCCGGGCGCGCCTGGACGGACCAGGACGCCGCGATCAGTCGCCAGCGCCATCGCAATCACCTGGCCCGCGCCGAGCGGCTGGCCGCCGACAACGCCCGCCTGATGGCGCCGGAAACGCCCGCCCCCGCCGCGCCCGCCGCCGACGACACGCAAAAGGAAGACCGCAAGCGCTCGGCCATCGAATCCGCGCTGGCCCGCGCCCGGGCCCGCCGCAATCCCACGCAGTCATGA
- a CDS encoding polyhydroxyalkanoate depolymerase, with protein MLYQLHEMQRAFLTPFAAFTDAGSQLFSSPYSPLAYTPISRQLAAGYELMTRIGKEYQKPAWNLPTTQIGGKSVRVIEAVAMDKPFCRLVHFQRDVRLAGKNDPKVLLVAPLSGHHATLLRDTVRALLPNHDVYVTDWVDARMVPLSAGPFHLNDYVRYVQDFIRRLGPDVHVISVCQPTVPVLAAVSLMASANDPCQPRSMVMMGGPIDPRQSPTQVNRLATTKPYSWFENQVIHPVPPRYPGAGRKVYPGFLQHAGFMAMNPDRHMKSHYDFYLDLLRGDDSDAEAHRRFYDEYNAVLDMPAEFYLDTIRMVFQDFSLPSGTWEVEGKRVRPADIKDVALFTIEGELDDISGQGQTRAAIELCKNIPADRKSHYTAPNCGHYGIFSGRRWREMICPKIAEFIRQSA; from the coding sequence ATGCTGTACCAATTGCACGAAATGCAGCGCGCCTTCCTGACTCCGTTCGCTGCATTCACGGACGCCGGTTCTCAGCTGTTCTCCAGCCCCTACAGCCCGCTCGCCTATACCCCGATCTCGCGCCAGTTGGCCGCCGGGTATGAGCTGATGACCCGTATCGGCAAGGAATACCAGAAGCCCGCCTGGAACCTCCCCACCACCCAGATCGGCGGCAAGTCCGTCCGGGTGATCGAAGCCGTGGCCATGGACAAGCCTTTCTGCCGCCTGGTGCATTTCCAGCGCGACGTCCGCCTGGCCGGCAAGAACGACCCCAAGGTGCTGCTGGTTGCCCCGCTTTCCGGGCACCACGCCACCCTGCTGCGCGATACCGTGCGCGCCCTGCTGCCCAACCATGACGTCTACGTGACCGACTGGGTCGACGCCCGCATGGTGCCGCTGTCGGCCGGTCCGTTCCATCTGAACGACTACGTGCGCTACGTGCAGGACTTCATCCGCCGGCTCGGCCCCGACGTGCATGTCATTTCGGTCTGCCAACCCACCGTGCCGGTGCTGGCCGCCGTGTCCCTCATGGCTTCCGCCAACGATCCCTGCCAGCCGCGCAGCATGGTGATGATGGGCGGTCCCATCGACCCGCGCCAGTCGCCCACGCAGGTCAATCGCCTGGCCACGACCAAGCCTTATTCCTGGTTCGAGAACCAGGTGATCCATCCCGTGCCGCCCCGCTATCCGGGCGCGGGCCGCAAGGTCTACCCCGGGTTCCTGCAGCATGCCGGATTCATGGCCATGAATCCCGACCGCCACATGAAGTCCCATTACGACTTCTACCTGGACCTGCTGCGGGGCGACGACAGCGACGCCGAAGCGCATCGCCGCTTCTACGACGAGTACAACGCGGTGCTGGACATGCCGGCGGAGTTCTACCTGGACACGATCCGCATGGTGTTCCAGGACTTCTCGCTGCCCAGCGGCACCTGGGAAGTCGAAGGCAAGCGGGTGCGCCCGGCCGACATCAAGGACGTCGCCCTGTTCACCATCGAAGGCGAACTGGACGACATCTCGGGCCAGGGCCAGACGCGCGCCGCCATCGAGCTGTGCAAGAACATCCCGGCCGACCGCAAGTCGCATTACACGGCGCCCAATTGCGGGCACTACGGGATTTTCTCGGGCCGCCGCTGGCGCGAAATGATCTGTCCTAAAATTGCCGAGTTCATCCGGCAATCGGCATAA
- a CDS encoding ferredoxin--NADP reductase — protein MTDDSKYTRQTITSVQTWVPDKLFSVRVTRDDAFAFLPGQFARVGLPGADDPSGPPTIWRAYSMVSAPHEPWLEFYSIVVPEGLFSPRMARLQPGDPLYVEKAPYGFLTLERFAPGGDLWLLASGTGLSAYLSILRDPAVWRAYRRIILVHGVRTAAELAYRDEIESWRRDPALADVFAADPGKLVYLPIATREAVPGMPQERITTLIADGRLEQLAGQPLDPETAKVMLCGNPAMLAEARKLLGERGFKPGRRGIPGNLAVENYW, from the coding sequence ATGACCGACGATTCCAAATATACGCGCCAGACCATCACCAGCGTCCAGACCTGGGTGCCGGACAAACTCTTCTCCGTGCGCGTGACGCGGGATGACGCGTTTGCGTTCCTGCCCGGCCAGTTCGCCCGCGTCGGCCTGCCTGGCGCGGACGACCCCAGCGGTCCTCCCACGATATGGCGCGCCTACTCCATGGTGTCTGCGCCGCACGAGCCCTGGCTGGAGTTCTATTCGATCGTCGTCCCGGAGGGCCTCTTCAGCCCGCGCATGGCGCGCCTGCAGCCCGGCGATCCGCTCTATGTCGAAAAGGCGCCCTACGGCTTCCTGACGCTGGAACGCTTTGCCCCCGGGGGCGACCTGTGGCTGCTGGCCTCCGGCACCGGCCTGTCGGCCTACCTGTCCATCCTGCGCGACCCCGCCGTCTGGCGCGCCTACCGCCGCATCATCCTGGTGCACGGCGTGCGCACCGCGGCGGAACTGGCCTATCGCGACGAGATCGAGTCCTGGCGCCGCGATCCGGCCCTGGCCGACGTCTTCGCGGCCGATCCCGGCAAGCTCGTCTACCTGCCCATCGCCACGCGCGAAGCCGTGCCCGGCATGCCGCAGGAACGCATCACCACGCTCATTGCCGACGGCCGCCTGGAGCAGCTTGCCGGCCAGCCGCTGGATCCGGAAACCGCCAAGGTCATGCTGTGCGGCAACCCGGCCATGTTGGCCGAGGCACGAAAATTGCTGGGTGAACGTGGGTTCAAACCGGGCCGCCGCGGCATCCCGGGCAACCTGGCAGTAGAAAACTACTGGTAG
- the fdxA gene encoding ferredoxin FdxA, with amino-acid sequence MTHVVTENCIKCKYTDCVDVCPVDCFREGPNFLVIDPDECIDCAVCIPECPANAIYAEEDVPQDQLNFIALNAELSPEFASISRAKKPLPDADEWNGKQDKLQYLEK; translated from the coding sequence ATGACCCACGTAGTCACCGAAAACTGTATCAAGTGCAAGTACACCGATTGCGTAGACGTGTGCCCGGTGGACTGTTTTCGTGAGGGTCCGAATTTCCTCGTGATCGACCCGGACGAATGCATCGACTGCGCGGTCTGCATCCCCGAATGCCCCGCCAACGCGATCTACGCCGAAGAAGACGTGCCGCAGGACCAACTGAATTTCATCGCGCTGAACGCCGAACTTTCACCGGAATTCGCCAGCATCAGCCGCGCCAAGAAGCCCCTGCCCGACGCCGACGAATGGAACGGCAAGCAGGACAAGCTGCAATACCTGGAAAAGTAA
- the pncB gene encoding nicotinate phosphoribosyltransferase encodes MIITSLLDTDLYKFSMMQVVLHHFPAAQVEYRYKCRTQGVDLRPYLDEIRQEVHQLCQLRFTEDELKYLGSLRFIKSDFVDFLGLFHMPERCIHIAEGEGPGEISIEVKGPWLHTILFEIPVLAIVNEVYFRNTRKHPDWEEGRKRLQSKMHLVLDDPALADFRVAEYGTRRRFSKAWHEEIVSTMKAEMGPHFAGTSNVLLAKEHDVLPLGTMGHEYLQACQALGPRLRDSQVFALEVWAKEYRGDLGIALSDVYGMDAFLRDFDMYFCKLFDGARHDSGDPFIWGERLLEHYRKNRVDPRAKTLVFSDALTFPRAIELARQFSGRCKVSFGIGTNLTNDLGHEPLQIVMKMVRCNGQPVAKVSDAPEKTMCDDPAYLAYLRQVFQLPPA; translated from the coding sequence ATGATTATTACTTCGCTGCTCGACACCGACCTGTACAAGTTCAGCATGATGCAGGTGGTGCTGCATCATTTTCCCGCTGCCCAGGTCGAGTACCGGTACAAATGCCGAACCCAGGGCGTCGACCTGCGCCCCTATCTGGACGAAATCCGCCAGGAAGTGCACCAGCTTTGCCAGTTGCGCTTCACGGAAGACGAACTGAAATATCTGGGCAGCTTGCGCTTCATCAAAAGCGACTTCGTTGATTTTCTGGGCCTGTTTCACATGCCCGAGCGCTGCATCCACATCGCCGAAGGCGAAGGACCCGGCGAGATCAGCATCGAGGTAAAGGGACCGTGGCTGCACACGATCCTGTTCGAGATCCCCGTGCTGGCCATCGTCAACGAGGTCTATTTCCGCAACACGCGCAAGCATCCGGACTGGGAAGAGGGCCGCAAGCGGCTGCAGTCCAAGATGCACCTGGTGCTGGACGACCCCGCGCTGGCCGATTTCCGGGTGGCCGAATACGGCACACGGCGCCGCTTCTCCAAGGCCTGGCACGAAGAGATCGTCTCGACCATGAAGGCCGAGATGGGGCCGCACTTTGCCGGCACCAGCAACGTGCTGCTCGCCAAGGAACATGACGTGCTACCGCTGGGCACCATGGGCCATGAATACCTGCAGGCGTGCCAGGCGCTGGGGCCGCGCCTGCGGGATTCGCAGGTGTTCGCGCTGGAGGTCTGGGCCAAGGAATACCGCGGCGACCTCGGCATCGCGCTGTCCGACGTCTACGGCATGGATGCGTTCCTGCGCGATTTCGACATGTACTTCTGCAAGCTGTTCGACGGCGCGCGCCACGATTCCGGCGATCCTTTCATCTGGGGCGAGCGCCTGCTCGAGCACTACCGCAAGAACCGCGTGGATCCGCGCGCCAAGACGCTGGTGTTCTCGGATGCGCTGACCTTTCCCCGTGCCATCGAACTGGCGCGCCAGTTCTCGGGCCGCTGCAAGGTGTCGTTCGGCATCGGCACAAACCTCACCAACGACCTGGGCCACGAGCCGCTGCAGATCGTCATGAAGATGGTCCGCTGCAACGGACAGCCGGTGGCCAAGGTGTCCGACGCGCCAGAAAAGACGATGTGCGACGATCCCGCCTACCTGGCCTACCTGCGCCAGGTGTTCCAGTTGCCGCCCGCCTGA
- a CDS encoding RidA family protein, with the protein MSSIKRFHVAKRLSDMAVYNGVAYLAGQVPDDATLDITGQTEQVLATIDRLLAEAGTDKTKILMAQIYVANMKEFDGMNKAWDAWVADGNSPPRATVEARLANPDYKVEIVVTAAL; encoded by the coding sequence ATGAGCAGCATCAAGCGCTTTCACGTGGCCAAGCGCCTGTCGGACATGGCCGTGTACAACGGCGTTGCCTACCTGGCGGGCCAGGTGCCGGACGACGCCACGCTGGACATCACCGGCCAGACCGAGCAAGTGCTGGCCACGATCGACCGCCTGCTGGCCGAAGCCGGCACCGACAAGACCAAGATCCTGATGGCCCAGATCTACGTGGCCAACATGAAGGAATTCGACGGCATGAACAAGGCCTGGGATGCGTGGGTCGCCGACGGCAATTCGCCTCCGCGCGCCACCGTCGAGGCCCGCCTGGCCAATCCCGACTACAAGGTCGAGATCGTGGTGACGGCCGCCCTCTGA
- a CDS encoding flavodoxin produces the protein MKQLLIVWHSRTGAAQQMAQAAARGAAAAAAALEQADDLRIELRRAQDADADALLASQGYLFCAPENLASLSGEMKECFDRNYYAVLDRIQGRPYAAMISAGSDGSGAARQVERICTGWRLTAIAPALIVNMGAQTAAQILAPKTVAAADLARCEELGGLLAGMVLMGA, from the coding sequence ATGAAACAGCTGCTGATCGTCTGGCATTCGCGCACCGGCGCGGCGCAGCAGATGGCCCAGGCTGCGGCGCGCGGCGCGGCGGCGGCGGCCGCGGCCCTGGAACAGGCGGACGATCTGCGGATCGAACTGCGGCGGGCGCAGGACGCCGATGCCGATGCGTTGCTGGCCAGCCAGGGCTATCTTTTCTGCGCCCCCGAGAATCTTGCCAGCCTGAGCGGCGAGATGAAGGAATGCTTTGACCGCAACTACTACGCCGTGCTGGACCGCATCCAGGGCCGCCCCTACGCCGCCATGATCAGCGCCGGCAGCGACGGCTCGGGCGCGGCGCGGCAGGTCGAACGCATCTGCACGGGCTGGCGCCTGACCGCCATCGCGCCGGCGCTGATCGTCAACATGGGCGCGCAGACCGCCGCCCAGATCCTGGCGCCCAAGACGGTGGCGGCCGCCGACCTGGCCCGCTGCGAGGAACTGGGCGGGCTGCTGGCGGGCATGGTGTTGATGGGCGCGTAG
- a CDS encoding zinc-dependent peptidase, protein MLRWLKGRGARPSAVADMQARIPPELWRQVLDAYPFLAALTPDETAQLQARAAWLLASKTINGAQGLAVSDFMRLSIAAQAGLPILNLAPELYEGWDEIIVYPASFRIPRSRQDEDGVVHEYIEDAAGEAWEGGPLVLSWEDTQLSEGGFNVVIHEFAHKLDLRSGDADGMPSLAAHPELDPRAWRRVLDDSLDRFIAAVDAVEAAIPRDVDPESEDADAWYGQLPLDPYAATDEAEFFAVSSEHFFVDPHPMQQALPEWYALLRAYYRQDPAERYA, encoded by the coding sequence ATGTTGCGCTGGCTGAAGGGCCGGGGCGCCCGCCCGTCCGCGGTGGCCGACATGCAGGCCCGCATCCCGCCCGAACTCTGGAGGCAGGTGCTGGACGCCTACCCATTTTTGGCGGCGCTGACCCCCGACGAAACCGCCCAGTTGCAGGCGCGGGCCGCCTGGCTGCTGGCCAGCAAGACCATCAACGGCGCGCAGGGCCTGGCGGTCTCGGACTTCATGCGGCTGTCCATCGCGGCGCAGGCCGGCCTGCCCATCCTGAACCTCGCGCCAGAACTGTACGAAGGCTGGGACGAGATCATCGTGTATCCGGCCAGCTTCCGCATCCCCCGGTCGCGCCAGGACGAGGACGGCGTCGTCCATGAATACATCGAAGACGCCGCGGGCGAGGCCTGGGAAGGCGGACCGCTGGTCCTGTCCTGGGAAGACACGCAGTTGTCCGAAGGCGGCTTCAATGTGGTCATCCACGAATTCGCGCACAAGCTGGACCTGCGTTCGGGCGATGCGGACGGCATGCCGTCGCTGGCGGCGCATCCCGAACTCGATCCGCGCGCCTGGCGCCGGGTGCTGGACGACAGCCTGGACCGTTTCATTGCCGCCGTCGACGCCGTGGAAGCCGCCATTCCGCGCGACGTGGACCCGGAAAGCGAGGACGCGGACGCCTGGTATGGCCAGTTGCCCCTGGACCCGTATGCCGCCACGGACGAAGCGGAGTTCTTTGCCGTCAGCTCGGAACACTTCTTCGTCGACCCCCACCCCATGCAGCAGGCCCTGCCCGAGTGGTATGCCCTGCTGCGGGCTTACTACCGGCAGGACCCGGCGGAACGTTACGCATGA
- a CDS encoding bifunctional (p)ppGpp synthetase/guanosine-3',5'-bis(diphosphate) 3'-pyrophosphohydrolase → MSAPPVPDAPSPFDASWRQQAGAGLDDDGLALIDRAVQWAVPRFEGQQALTGEPLAEHGAGVVRILAGLHTDAATRAAALLAALPTDLMAPAPSLRNDPIATAFGAEIARLVQGTYALLRLGVVARQASDVAAESGSQKEMQRKMLLAMAADLRIVLMRLASRLRTLRWHAESKAPCSPGFARETLDLYAPLANRLGIWQIKWEMEDLSFRFLEPEKYKQIARLLEEKRVEREAFIAGAIARLQQALAKGGIDAEVSGRPKHIYSIWNKMRVKRLDFAQMYDLRALRVIVEDVRACYTALGMVHEMWTPLSDEFDDYISRPKPNGYRSLHTVVADDDGRPFEVQIRTREMHQFAEYGMAAHWRYKEAGAKGGQVAASSEYDRQLAWMRQLLAWNSEVEGGADAAPEPAKSPSGKAPSGKGRGAVAAPAPGDDRIYVLTPQARVIELPAGATPVDFAYHLHTDLGHRCRGARVDGQMVPLQTRLSTGQTVEILSAKSGGPSRDWLNPQLGFLASPRARAKVRMWFNAIELQQRITQGQALVEKELQRLGKTAVNLEQLAQNLGFARADDLYVAAAKEEFSLRQIDALFQQPGPATEPQPAALRHASAGSAEKSGKSGVLVVGVGSLLTQLARCCRPAPPDAISGFVTRGRGVSIHRRDCHSYLALAAREPERVIEVAWGETADTFYPVDISVRAHDRSGLLRDLSEVFARLRLNVVGVNTQSKQSLAHMVFTVEVRGGESLSRALDALAEVQGVSSAVRR, encoded by the coding sequence ATGTCCGCCCCGCCTGTTCCCGATGCGCCTTCGCCATTCGACGCTTCCTGGCGGCAGCAAGCCGGAGCCGGGCTGGATGACGACGGCCTGGCGCTGATCGACCGTGCGGTGCAGTGGGCCGTGCCTCGCTTCGAGGGGCAGCAGGCGCTTACGGGCGAGCCGCTGGCAGAACACGGCGCCGGCGTGGTCCGTATCCTGGCCGGCCTGCACACCGACGCCGCCACGCGCGCCGCCGCGCTGCTGGCCGCCTTGCCCACCGACCTGATGGCCCCCGCGCCGTCCCTGCGCAATGACCCCATCGCCACGGCATTCGGGGCGGAGATCGCCCGTCTGGTGCAGGGCACCTATGCGCTGTTGCGGCTGGGCGTGGTGGCCCGCCAGGCCAGCGACGTGGCCGCGGAAAGCGGCTCGCAGAAGGAAATGCAGCGCAAGATGCTGCTGGCCATGGCGGCCGACCTGCGCATCGTGCTGATGCGCCTGGCCTCGCGGCTGCGCACGCTGCGCTGGCACGCCGAAAGCAAGGCGCCATGCTCGCCGGGCTTTGCGCGCGAAACCCTGGACCTGTATGCCCCCTTGGCCAACCGGCTGGGCATCTGGCAGATCAAATGGGAAATGGAAGACCTGTCGTTCCGCTTCCTGGAGCCCGAAAAATACAAGCAGATCGCCCGCCTGCTCGAAGAAAAGCGGGTCGAGCGCGAGGCCTTCATCGCCGGGGCCATCGCGCGCCTGCAGCAGGCGCTGGCCAAGGGCGGCATCGACGCCGAAGTCAGCGGGCGTCCCAAGCACATCTACAGCATCTGGAACAAGATGCGCGTCAAGCGCCTGGACTTCGCCCAGATGTACGACCTGCGCGCGCTGCGCGTCATCGTGGAGGACGTGCGCGCCTGCTATACGGCGCTGGGCATGGTCCATGAAATGTGGACGCCGCTCTCCGACGAGTTCGACGACTACATCTCGCGTCCCAAGCCCAATGGCTACCGGTCCCTGCACACGGTGGTGGCCGACGACGACGGCCGTCCCTTTGAAGTGCAGATCCGCACGCGCGAGATGCACCAGTTCGCCGAATACGGCATGGCCGCGCATTGGCGCTACAAGGAAGCTGGCGCCAAGGGCGGGCAGGTGGCCGCCTCCAGCGAATACGACCGGCAGCTTGCGTGGATGCGTCAGTTGCTCGCCTGGAACAGCGAGGTCGAAGGGGGCGCGGACGCGGCGCCGGAACCGGCCAAGTCCCCGTCCGGCAAGGCCCCCTCCGGCAAGGGCCGCGGCGCCGTCGCGGCGCCCGCGCCGGGCGACGACCGCATCTACGTGCTGACGCCGCAGGCGCGCGTGATCGAGCTGCCCGCGGGCGCGACGCCGGTGGATTTCGCGTATCACCTGCATACCGACCTGGGCCATCGCTGCCGGGGCGCGCGCGTCGACGGCCAGATGGTGCCGCTGCAGACGCGCCTGTCCACCGGCCAGACCGTGGAGATCCTCTCCGCCAAGTCCGGCGGCCCGTCGCGCGACTGGCTCAATCCGCAACTGGGCTTTCTGGCCAGCCCGCGCGCCCGCGCCAAGGTGCGCATGTGGTTCAACGCGATCGAGCTGCAGCAGCGCATCACGCAGGGCCAGGCCCTGGTCGAAAAAGAGCTGCAGCGCCTGGGCAAGACCGCGGTCAACTTGGAGCAACTCGCGCAGAATCTGGGCTTTGCCCGCGCCGACGATCTCTACGTCGCGGCCGCCAAGGAAGAATTCAGCCTGCGGCAGATCGACGCGCTGTTCCAGCAGCCGGGACCGGCCACGGAACCCCAGCCCGCCGCGCTGCGCCACGCCAGCGCGGGCAGCGCCGAGAAAAGCGGCAAGAGCGGCGTGCTGGTGGTGGGCGTGGGATCGCTGCTCACGCAGCTTGCCCGCTGCTGCCGGCCCGCGCCGCCCGATGCCATCTCCGGTTTCGTGACGCGGGGGCGCGGCGTGTCCATCCACCGCCGCGATTGCCACAGCTACCTGGCGCTCGCCGCCCGCGAGCCGGAACGCGTCATCGAGGTGGCGTGGGGCGAAACGGCCGACACCTTCTACCCGGTGGACATCAGCGTGCGCGCGCACGACCGTTCAGGCCTGTTGCGCGACCTGTCCGAAGTCTTCGCGCGGCTGCGCCTGAACGTGGTGGGCGTGAACACGCAGAGCAAGCAGTCGCTCGCCCACATGGTGTTCACGGTGGAAGTGCGCGGCGGGGAATCCCTGTCCCGCGCGCTGGACGCCCTGGCCGAGGTGCAGGGCGTGTCGTCGGCGGTGCGCCGCTAG